In Prosthecobacter sp., one genomic interval encodes:
- a CDS encoding Rrf2 family transcriptional regulator: MKLSKKAEYALRALVAMGREREGTNFSIQDLASNERIPLKFLEQILLALKNGGLLRSKRGVGGGYQLVTHPTRITLGEVITLFDGPFDPLPGADHDALGQVFSGLRDQVVQWFAEHTVAQIIEKERSRETVSFEI, translated from the coding sequence ATGAAACTCTCGAAAAAAGCCGAATACGCCCTCCGCGCCCTCGTGGCGATGGGACGTGAGCGCGAGGGGACGAATTTCTCCATCCAGGATCTGGCCAGCAATGAGCGCATCCCGTTAAAGTTTCTCGAACAAATCCTGCTTGCCCTCAAAAACGGCGGCCTGCTGCGCAGCAAGCGCGGCGTGGGCGGCGGCTACCAGCTCGTCACCCATCCGACCCGCATCACGCTGGGCGAGGTCATCACGCTGTTCGACGGCCCCTTCGATCCGCTGCCTGGTGCCGATCATGACGCTCTCGGGCAAGTTTTCAGCGGTTTGCGTGATCAGGTGGTTCAGTGGTTCGCTGAACACACTGTGGCGCAGATCATCGAGAAGGAACGCTCCCGCGAAACGGTCTCGTTTGAAATCTGA
- a CDS encoding PVC-type heme-binding CxxCH protein yields MLRLIRTFLLLTSSLGRLAAVEIPEKLRYQPLPETARLQDAEGHDNGVRFVDLNGDGHEDIVVSNPHEYGVFLFVPKERAKANLQWDEGWSQVMREGKAVDANSLPLIVDANGRDLGVTFRDGAMWIEATKQRIPFSELLKVPGPAPRSPQDSLKAMKLKPGFEAMLVAHEPLVQDPVFINWDAKGRMWVVEMGDYPFAPGEKTKDGSMGQDKVSDLQAGRVKILTDTDGDGVYDKASLFLDGLKHPTGLAPWKNGVIIANIPDIFFAEDTDGDGKCDKRETWFSGFTAGNPQHLVNGFCWGLDGWFYGANGDSGGDITCVKTGKINALGTNDFRFDPRTGEFALEGGRSQYGKWRDDFGNWFGNNNATIGWHYWLPFRHLERHPEIVAKSVRGDLNGEKRVFPASPPVRRFNQGSAVNTLTSGCSPMPFRDTTFGADGENVMFICEPANNLVHREVLSYDGAHITSKRHPGDAESEFIASEDNWFRPSMARTGPDGALYVVDMYRLVLEHPEWIPAEIAKGLDLRGGEDKGRIYRIGRTGPPQGGTTVPDPIKAMASANGWMRDTAQRLLIERGDAAAVTELKNLLTAAPAVKIQAAFTIMQLGGMTSDELHAAIQPLAPQVRAAALTATGTSSDDVFIEVEKPLLKQSPQKAPAVAVLPVITNNNPNRQKVVAKYITEVVKLGGDAKRGAAVFQKLCMVCHKVRDLGIEVGPDLLTVVTKPREQLIEAIFDPNRAVEQRNAATQVTKKDKTMIVGQLASETPGNITIRMPGGAEMVVLRSDIQDMKTLTTSIMPEGLESVLTMQDVADVLTFIGSK; encoded by the coding sequence ATGCTCCGTCTCATCCGCACTTTTTTGCTTCTTACCTCCTCTTTGGGCCGCCTAGCAGCCGTCGAGATTCCTGAAAAACTACGGTACCAGCCCCTTCCTGAGACAGCCCGGCTTCAGGACGCTGAAGGCCACGACAATGGCGTGCGTTTTGTCGATCTGAATGGCGACGGCCACGAGGACATCGTGGTCTCCAATCCACACGAATACGGCGTCTTTCTCTTTGTGCCAAAAGAGCGGGCCAAGGCGAACCTGCAATGGGACGAAGGCTGGTCGCAAGTGATGCGGGAGGGCAAGGCGGTCGACGCGAACAGCTTACCGCTGATCGTTGACGCGAATGGCCGCGATCTGGGCGTCACGTTTCGCGATGGCGCGATGTGGATCGAGGCAACGAAGCAGCGCATCCCCTTCTCTGAACTGCTCAAAGTGCCCGGACCCGCGCCAAGATCTCCGCAGGATTCACTGAAGGCGATGAAGCTGAAGCCTGGCTTTGAAGCGATGCTGGTGGCGCACGAACCGCTCGTGCAAGACCCCGTGTTCATCAATTGGGATGCCAAAGGCCGCATGTGGGTCGTGGAAATGGGTGATTACCCCTTCGCGCCCGGTGAGAAAACCAAGGATGGCAGCATGGGGCAGGACAAAGTCTCTGACTTGCAGGCGGGCCGCGTCAAAATCCTCACGGACACGGATGGCGACGGTGTTTATGACAAGGCATCGCTGTTTCTCGACGGCCTGAAGCATCCCACCGGACTCGCGCCGTGGAAAAACGGGGTCATCATCGCCAACATCCCGGACATCTTCTTCGCCGAAGACACGGATGGCGATGGCAAGTGCGACAAACGTGAAACGTGGTTCTCCGGTTTCACCGCCGGCAATCCTCAGCACCTCGTGAACGGCTTCTGCTGGGGACTCGACGGCTGGTTCTATGGCGCAAATGGCGACAGCGGCGGCGACATCACTTGCGTGAAGACGGGCAAAATAAATGCGCTCGGCACGAATGACTTCCGCTTCGACCCGCGCACGGGCGAGTTCGCACTCGAAGGCGGTCGCAGCCAGTATGGCAAGTGGCGCGATGATTTCGGCAACTGGTTCGGCAACAACAACGCCACGATCGGCTGGCACTACTGGCTGCCGTTTCGTCATCTGGAACGCCATCCCGAAATCGTGGCGAAGTCAGTGCGAGGCGATTTGAATGGCGAGAAGCGTGTTTTTCCGGCCAGTCCGCCGGTGCGGCGGTTCAATCAAGGCAGCGCGGTCAACACGCTGACCTCCGGCTGCTCGCCCATGCCGTTTCGTGACACAACCTTCGGCGCTGATGGCGAAAACGTGATGTTCATCTGCGAACCGGCCAACAACCTCGTGCATCGCGAGGTTTTGAGCTACGATGGGGCTCACATTACCAGTAAACGTCATCCTGGCGACGCTGAGAGTGAGTTCATCGCCAGCGAGGACAATTGGTTCCGTCCCAGCATGGCCCGCACCGGCCCGGATGGCGCGCTTTACGTCGTGGACATGTACCGCCTCGTGCTGGAGCACCCGGAGTGGATTCCGGCGGAAATCGCGAAGGGATTGGATTTGCGAGGTGGTGAGGACAAAGGGCGGATTTATCGCATTGGGAGGACCGGGCCGCCTCAAGGCGGGACTACAGTGCCCGATCCGATCAAAGCGATGGCTTCAGCGAATGGCTGGATGCGTGACACAGCGCAGCGGTTGTTGATTGAGCGTGGTGATGCGGCTGCCGTCACTGAATTGAAGAATCTGCTCACCGCCGCGCCTGCGGTGAAAATCCAGGCGGCGTTCACGATTATGCAGCTCGGCGGCATGACATCGGATGAATTGCATGCGGCGATCCAACCTCTGGCCCCGCAGGTTCGTGCAGCGGCGCTCACAGCGACGGGGACTTCGTCCGACGATGTGTTTATCGAGGTGGAAAAGCCGTTGCTGAAGCAATCGCCGCAGAAAGCGCCCGCCGTGGCCGTGCTGCCCGTGATCACAAACAACAACCCGAACCGCCAGAAAGTCGTCGCCAAATACATCACTGAAGTCGTTAAACTTGGCGGCGATGCGAAGCGCGGAGCCGCAGTCTTCCAGAAACTGTGCATGGTGTGCCACAAGGTGCGTGATCTGGGCATCGAAGTCGGCCCTGATCTGCTGACGGTGGTCACCAAGCCGCGTGAACAGCTGATCGAGGCCATTTTTGATCCGAACCGTGCCGTGGAGCAGCGCAACGCGGCCACGCAGGTGACCAAGAAGGACAAGACCATGATCGTCGGCCAGCTTGCGTCCGAAACACCAGGAAACATCACGATCCGCATGCCCGGTGGTGCTGAAATGGTCGTGCTGCGCTCGGATATTCAGGATATGAAGACGCTGACGACCTCAATCATGCCCGAGGGTCTCGAAAGCGTGCTCACCATGCAAGATGTGGCCGATGTGCTGACCTTCATCGGCAGCAAATAG
- a CDS encoding 3D domain-containing protein, translating to MYNSRLITSGLCVALATTLSSCALPKQPLLTYWKEMRQKNAAPLETGKQYEVRKALATNIPFRPSEIKSYTFVFEAPKPPLMIASNLHRNSQMRVRTTAYTHDESDHIIYGVKNAIGTNLKFGSVRSAAADWSRFPVGTKFRIAGQPNVVYEVDDYGSALVGTGTIDLYKPSQSMMNDWGVRHVDIEVIQWGSYERSMQLMRDRTKWKHVRSMMEGIEARLRTAGLPEGKHPVTASL from the coding sequence ATGTACAACTCACGTTTGATCACATCTGGCCTGTGTGTCGCCCTTGCGACCACTCTTTCTTCCTGCGCTCTGCCCAAGCAACCGCTGCTCACCTACTGGAAGGAAATGCGACAGAAAAATGCCGCTCCCCTCGAAACAGGGAAGCAATACGAGGTGCGTAAAGCACTCGCGACGAACATCCCGTTCCGCCCGAGCGAGATCAAAAGCTACACCTTTGTGTTCGAAGCCCCCAAGCCGCCGCTGATGATCGCCTCGAATTTGCATCGCAATTCTCAGATGCGCGTGCGTACCACGGCCTACACGCATGATGAAAGCGATCACATCATCTACGGCGTGAAGAATGCCATCGGCACGAATTTGAAGTTCGGCAGCGTGCGCAGCGCAGCCGCCGATTGGTCGCGTTTCCCTGTGGGCACGAAGTTCCGCATCGCCGGTCAGCCCAATGTGGTTTACGAAGTCGATGATTACGGTAGCGCACTCGTTGGCACCGGTACCATCGATCTCTACAAACCCAGCCAGTCCATGATGAATGACTGGGGCGTGCGCCATGTGGATATCGAGGTCATTCAATGGGGATCCTACGAGCGCAGCATGCAGCTCATGCGCGACCGCACGAAGTGGAAGCACGTCCGCTCCATGATGGAGGGCATAGAGGCTCGTCTGCGCACCGCGGGACTGCCAGAGGGCAAACATCCCGTCACCGCGTCACTGTAA
- a CDS encoding putative sulfate exporter family transporter: MSANAAASDSAYPSPGPSTARWWQNEDWLAVLAALPILIAVANGWSPKMPSLGWTGAADAAKAFSADNLALSGVLLAVFLSISVLALSASLGKRALSFLGGAVVVFVLAWFSQWIANHAGIKAWGLEYVVFALGLGMLWSHTLPVPEWLREAVRTEFFIKVGIVLLGASILLQEMMKAGLPGLIQGALVIPVVWYACFFIGRKLKVDDEFGVMLSTAVSICGVSAAIAACGAIQGDRKKLSYVTSIVLLCAVPMMILMPMAVQKLGLSEAVGGAWIGGTLDTSGSVAAATEQVGKDATKVGVIVKLSQNVLIGVAAFVLSVWWTMRGGKDGATKGQKPSIGVIWERFPKFVIGFVIASIVFSYFVPTSVAEAASKPLKGLREVWFAAAFVCIGLETRLGELFKLGGGRPAIAFLGGQVFNIAWTLLLALWLFGK; this comes from the coding sequence ATGTCTGCCAACGCCGCCGCTTCCGATTCCGCTTATCCCTCCCCCGGCCCCTCCACCGCTCGCTGGTGGCAAAACGAAGACTGGCTCGCGGTCTTGGCCGCGCTGCCGATCTTGATCGCGGTGGCGAATGGCTGGAGCCCGAAGATGCCATCGCTGGGCTGGACTGGCGCAGCGGATGCCGCGAAGGCATTTTCAGCGGACAATCTCGCGTTGAGCGGGGTGTTGCTGGCGGTGTTTCTCAGCATCTCGGTGCTCGCGCTGAGTGCCTCGCTTGGTAAACGAGCCCTTTCATTCCTCGGCGGCGCGGTGGTGGTGTTTGTGCTGGCTTGGTTCTCACAATGGATCGCCAATCATGCCGGGATTAAGGCCTGGGGCCTCGAATACGTCGTGTTTGCGCTCGGTTTGGGCATGCTGTGGAGTCACACGCTGCCGGTGCCGGAATGGCTGCGCGAGGCGGTGCGCACGGAGTTTTTCATCAAGGTTGGCATTGTGCTGCTCGGGGCCTCGATCCTGCTGCAAGAGATGATGAAGGCGGGATTGCCCGGCCTGATTCAGGGAGCGCTCGTCATTCCGGTGGTGTGGTATGCGTGTTTCTTCATCGGCCGGAAGTTAAAGGTGGATGACGAGTTCGGTGTGATGCTTTCGACGGCTGTGTCGATCTGCGGCGTGTCAGCGGCCATCGCGGCCTGCGGCGCGATCCAGGGCGACCGCAAGAAGCTCTCTTATGTGACCTCCATTGTGCTGCTGTGCGCGGTGCCCATGATGATCCTGATGCCCATGGCGGTGCAGAAACTCGGTTTGTCCGAAGCCGTGGGCGGCGCGTGGATCGGCGGCACGCTCGACACCAGCGGCTCCGTGGCTGCGGCGACCGAGCAGGTGGGCAAAGACGCCACGAAAGTCGGCGTGATCGTCAAACTCTCGCAAAACGTGCTGATCGGCGTGGCGGCCTTCGTCTTGTCCGTGTGGTGGACGATGCGCGGTGGCAAGGATGGTGCGACCAAGGGCCAGAAGCCGTCCATCGGTGTGATTTGGGAGCGTTTTCCGAAATTTGTGATCGGCTTCGTGATCGCCTCCATCGTGTTCTCGTATTTCGTTCCGACATCTGTAGCCGAAGCGGCCAGCAAGCCGCTCAAAGGCCTGCGTGAAGTGTGGTTTGCCGCCGCATTCGTCTGCATCGGACTGGAGACGAGGCTTGGGGAGCTGTTCAAGCTCGGTGGAGGCCGTCCTGCCATCGCTTTCCTCGGCGGTCAGGTCTTCAATATTGCCTGGACGCTGTTGCTGGCTCTGTGGCTTTTCGGCAAGTGA
- a CDS encoding alpha/beta hydrolase-fold protein, which produces MRAVLFLSLLLTASFSQAQNKPGAQPTVTPRQIAAALMTATQPAEEKALHDKVVRLFGINNLTQGRAGAKIEATTVAWAVIDPKPARVVQQDGALIGEMIALGGDGLQVLVADMPNFTEFGYRVESEGMPRLAGTVHVEHFDYTADSQPQKNVPQGRLEKFEWTTSKVFLETVRDVTVYLPADFKPGEETCLMVWQDGSRHVDPNGPMRASVVFDNLIHKKEMPRTVGVFIDPGRKPKQKRGEKAGNRSFEYDSLGDAYARFLIDEILPEVEKRYQTKFRSQPEAWAIAGGSSGGICSFTVAWERPDKFRKVLCWVGTFVDIRGGNHYPYLVRITERKPVRVYLLDGENDLDNKFGNWPLANKMMAASLKYMNYDFCIDWTQCFHGSKGMAPNLPEALRWLWRDVK; this is translated from the coding sequence ATGCGTGCCGTCCTCTTTCTGAGCCTCCTGCTCACTGCCAGTTTCAGCCAGGCCCAGAACAAACCAGGAGCGCAACCGACCGTCACGCCGCGCCAAATTGCGGCGGCCTTGATGACAGCAACCCAGCCTGCGGAGGAAAAAGCGCTGCATGACAAAGTCGTGCGCCTCTTTGGCATCAACAATCTCACGCAGGGCAGGGCCGGAGCGAAGATCGAGGCCACCACTGTCGCCTGGGCCGTCATCGACCCCAAGCCTGCCCGTGTCGTGCAGCAGGATGGCGCTCTGATTGGCGAAATGATCGCGCTTGGTGGGGATGGCCTCCAAGTGCTCGTGGCAGACATGCCGAACTTCACCGAGTTCGGCTACCGCGTCGAATCCGAAGGCATGCCGCGCCTCGCAGGCACCGTGCATGTGGAGCATTTCGATTACACCGCCGACAGCCAGCCACAGAAAAACGTGCCGCAGGGCAGGCTGGAGAAGTTTGAATGGACAACGAGCAAGGTCTTTCTCGAAACCGTGCGCGATGTCACGGTGTATTTGCCCGCAGACTTCAAACCCGGCGAGGAAACCTGCCTCATGGTCTGGCAGGACGGCTCCCGCCATGTTGATCCCAATGGTCCCATGCGCGCTTCCGTCGTCTTCGACAATCTCATCCACAAAAAGGAGATGCCACGCACCGTCGGCGTCTTCATCGACCCAGGTCGCAAGCCCAAGCAGAAGCGGGGTGAAAAAGCCGGGAACCGCAGTTTCGAGTACGACTCCCTGGGTGATGCCTACGCCCGCTTCCTCATTGATGAAATCCTGCCTGAGGTCGAAAAGCGTTATCAGACCAAGTTCCGATCTCAGCCCGAGGCCTGGGCCATCGCCGGCGGATCTTCCGGCGGCATCTGCTCCTTCACCGTCGCGTGGGAGAGGCCGGACAAGTTCCGCAAGGTGCTCTGCTGGGTCGGCACTTTCGTCGATATTCGCGGCGGAAATCACTACCCGTATCTGGTGCGCATCACCGAGCGCAAACCCGTCCGCGTTTATCTGCTCGATGGCGAAAACGATCTCGACAACAAATTCGGCAACTGGCCTCTCGCCAACAAGATGATGGCCGCGTCGCTCAAATACATGAACTACGACTTCTGCATCGACTGGACCCAGTGCTTCCACGGCAGCAAAGGCATGGCCCCGAACCTGCCTGAGGCACTGCGTTGGCTGTGGCGCGATGTGAAGTGA
- a CDS encoding YMGG-like glycine zipper-containing protein: MKTSLVRALPFGTLLLSFTLTSCVDPYGYGYGPGGYGGGGYGRPPAQGAVTGALLGAAAGGIIGNQSRRGLEGAAIGGLLGALAGGALQNSRQQRYSQPNCNPGYSRGYSRNYNSDPPNYNSDPPNYNSDYNRGWRPSSYNPYAFGNWQ; encoded by the coding sequence ATGAAGACATCTCTCGTTCGTGCGCTGCCCTTTGGAACTTTGCTGCTGAGCTTTACCCTGACTTCTTGTGTTGACCCCTATGGCTACGGATACGGCCCCGGTGGCTATGGCGGTGGTGGTTACGGTCGTCCTCCGGCCCAAGGTGCGGTGACGGGCGCTCTGCTCGGTGCTGCCGCAGGTGGCATCATCGGCAATCAGAGCCGTCGTGGTCTCGAAGGTGCGGCCATCGGTGGTCTGCTCGGAGCGTTGGCCGGCGGGGCGCTCCAAAACAGCCGCCAGCAGCGCTACAGCCAGCCGAACTGCAATCCCGGCTACAGCCGTGGCTACAGTCGAAACTACAACTCCGATCCCCCAAATTACAATTCTGACCCCCCGAATTACAATTCCGACTACAACCGCGGTTGGAGACCTTCCAGCTACAATCCCTACGCGTTTGGCAACTGGCAGTAA
- a CDS encoding FAD-dependent oxidoreductase produces the protein MKLLPALLLSTLAAVSPLAAADSYDIVVYGGSSGGITAAIQAARMGKTAVLIEPTKFLGGLTTGGLGATDIGNKKAIGGMSREFYANVFKYYSDAAKWKQQTREEYYAKKPHGNTGSEDTMWTFEPHAATEIYDAMLATVKDKVTVVFSERLDLKKGVVKKGSRIVKIVMESGREFEGPMFIDATYEGDLMAKAGVSYAVGREANAMYGETINGVQKVKTVHHQFIKNVDPYVKPGDPSSGVLPGIDPGDIGEDETGDRKLQAYNFRMCTTDVPENRRDWEKPANYDEKWFELALRNVEAGDARISWAPSWMPNRKTDTNNNFAVSTDFIGQNFDYPDADYATRAKIWQAHEDWQKGLMWTYAYHPRVPEQIRAAFQKLGLAKDEFADNGHWPRQMYVREARRMIGGYVMSEKNCKRREIVEDSVGMGAYNMDSHNVQRYITKEGFVRNEGDIQIGTRPYPISYRSITPKAGECTNLLVPVCLSASHIAYGSIRMEPVFMVMGQSAATAAVIAIDSGKDLQQIDLAKLKEKLLADGQMLDFESPPMPEHVSITKEKLGGIVVDDMEAELTGFSSIGHTTPGFVGEGYRHDSDSLKGEQKARFTPNLPAAGQYRVAITYTALANRAESVPVIIHHADGEEKVIVNQKKKAPEKDVLIPLGTFRFEKGKTGWLEIRNEATTGHVIIDAAQWLPAK, from the coding sequence ATGAAGCTTCTCCCTGCCCTCCTGCTTTCCACGCTCGCAGCCGTCAGCCCGCTCGCTGCGGCCGATTCGTATGACATTGTCGTCTATGGAGGCAGTTCCGGTGGCATCACCGCCGCCATCCAAGCCGCGCGCATGGGCAAAACGGCCGTGCTCATCGAACCGACAAAATTCCTCGGCGGCCTGACCACCGGCGGTCTCGGCGCGACGGACATCGGCAACAAGAAGGCCATCGGCGGCATGTCGCGTGAGTTTTACGCCAACGTCTTCAAGTACTACAGCGATGCCGCGAAGTGGAAGCAGCAGACGCGCGAGGAATACTACGCCAAGAAGCCCCACGGCAACACTGGCAGCGAGGACACCATGTGGACCTTCGAACCACACGCCGCGACCGAGATCTACGACGCCATGCTCGCCACCGTGAAGGACAAGGTCACCGTCGTCTTCAGCGAGCGACTTGATTTGAAGAAGGGCGTTGTCAAGAAAGGGTCAAGAATTGTCAAGATTGTGATGGAGAGTGGACGTGAGTTTGAAGGCCCTATGTTCATCGACGCCACTTACGAGGGCGATTTGATGGCGAAGGCAGGTGTGAGCTACGCCGTTGGCCGTGAGGCGAACGCGATGTATGGCGAAACCATCAACGGCGTGCAGAAGGTGAAGACGGTGCATCACCAGTTCATCAAAAACGTCGATCCGTATGTGAAACCGGGCGATCCGAGCAGCGGCGTGCTTCCTGGCATTGATCCAGGCGACATTGGCGAGGACGAAACCGGCGACCGCAAGCTCCAAGCCTACAACTTTCGCATGTGTACCACGGATGTGCCGGAAAATCGCCGTGACTGGGAAAAGCCTGCCAACTACGACGAGAAGTGGTTTGAACTGGCCCTGCGCAATGTCGAGGCCGGTGACGCGCGCATCTCCTGGGCTCCAAGCTGGATGCCGAATCGCAAAACCGACACCAACAACAACTTCGCCGTCAGCACCGACTTCATCGGGCAGAATTTCGACTATCCCGACGCCGATTACGCCACACGCGCGAAGATTTGGCAGGCGCACGAAGACTGGCAGAAAGGCCTCATGTGGACCTACGCGTACCATCCGCGTGTGCCTGAGCAAATCCGCGCCGCCTTCCAGAAACTCGGCCTCGCCAAGGATGAGTTCGCCGACAACGGCCATTGGCCGCGCCAGATGTATGTGCGCGAGGCACGCCGCATGATCGGCGGTTACGTCATGAGCGAGAAGAACTGTAAACGCCGCGAGATCGTCGAGGACAGCGTCGGCATGGGCGCGTACAACATGGACAGCCACAACGTGCAGCGCTACATCACCAAGGAAGGCTTTGTGCGCAACGAGGGCGACATCCAGATCGGCACCCGCCCCTACCCCATCAGCTACCGCAGCATCACGCCGAAGGCTGGGGAATGCACCAACCTCCTCGTGCCCGTCTGCCTCAGCGCCAGCCACATCGCCTACGGCAGCATCCGCATGGAGCCCGTCTTCATGGTCATGGGCCAAAGCGCCGCCACCGCCGCCGTCATCGCCATTGATTCGGGCAAAGACCTCCAGCAGATCGACCTCGCCAAGCTCAAAGAAAAGCTCCTCGCCGACGGCCAGATGCTCGATTTCGAGTCCCCGCCCATGCCCGAGCATGTTTCCATCACCAAGGAAAAACTCGGCGGCATCGTCGTCGATGACATGGAAGCGGAACTCACCGGCTTCAGCTCCATCGGCCACACCACGCCCGGCTTCGTCGGCGAAGGTTACCGCCACGACAGCGACAGCCTCAAAGGCGAGCAAAAAGCCCGCTTCACACCCAATCTCCCTGCCGCAGGTCAATACCGCGTCGCCATCACCTACACCGCCCTCGCGAACCGCGCCGAATCCGTCCCTGTCATCATCCACCACGCCGATGGTGAGGAGAAGGTCATCGTGAACCAGAAGAAGAAAGCCCCCGAGAAGGATGTGCTCATTCCCCTCGGCACCTTCCGTTTCGAAAAAGGCAAAACCGGCTGGCTCGAAATCCGCAACGAAGCCACCACCGGCCACGTCATCATCGACGCCGCCCAGTGGCTCCCGGCGAAGTGA
- a CDS encoding YiiX/YebB-like N1pC/P60 family cysteine hydrolase has product MKHSLLLSIYILLTGCASSGPITSYTPKQGDIVFQSLPHIPVIDAIEGCTHSPYSHCGIVVKQDGVWHVLEAIGPVRVTRLDRWIGQGREEAFAVCRLKADFQPKVAAMITAAEKFIGLPYDIQYELDDEKIYCSELIYKGFKEASGKSLGKTVKLGDLDWRPHEQVIRAIAGDPIPLEREMITPRDLAKAEQLEDVLPLEKHIVSSR; this is encoded by the coding sequence ATGAAGCATTCCCTGCTGCTGTCGATTTACATTCTCCTCACCGGCTGTGCCTCCTCCGGCCCCATCACCAGTTACACGCCCAAACAAGGTGACATCGTGTTTCAATCACTGCCGCACATTCCGGTCATCGATGCCATCGAAGGCTGCACGCACTCACCTTACTCGCATTGCGGCATCGTGGTGAAGCAAGACGGTGTCTGGCATGTGCTGGAGGCAATCGGACCGGTGAGGGTGACACGACTGGACCGCTGGATCGGCCAAGGACGCGAAGAGGCGTTCGCAGTCTGCCGTTTGAAGGCCGACTTTCAGCCGAAGGTGGCGGCAATGATCACCGCGGCGGAAAAATTCATCGGGTTGCCGTATGACATCCAGTATGAGCTGGATGATGAGAAGATTTACTGCTCCGAGCTGATCTACAAAGGCTTCAAAGAAGCCAGCGGGAAGAGCTTGGGCAAGACGGTCAAACTCGGCGACTTGGACTGGCGTCCGCATGAGCAGGTCATCCGCGCCATCGCGGGAGATCCGATTCCGCTGGAGCGTGAAATGATCACGCCCCGTGATCTGGCAAAGGCGGAGCAATTGGAGGATGTGCTGCCATTGGAGAAGCACATCGTCTCATCAAGGTGA
- a CDS encoding replication-associated recombination protein A — MRPRTLDEYVGQQHILAEGKLLRRAVQADRFSSLILYGPPGVGKTTLAHIISQETKSRFVTLSGVESSVADIRKEAEHASQHQRLYNKTTILFVDEIHRFNKAQQDVLLPHVERGTLRFIGATTHNPFFYVNSPLVSRSQVFTLEPLGIADLESLMDRALSDVERGLGNMKARIEPAARHHLATVADGDARRCLNALELAVLSTQPDAAGEIVITLAAAEESVQQKTVVYDGDGDAHYDTISAFIKSMRASDPDAALYWLAKMLYAGEDIRFIARRIVIAASEDIGMADSNALRVAVAAQQAVEFIGMPEARIILAHATIYNATAPKSNRAYTAIDAALEDVKNGRTLPVPKHLRDAHHKKAAKEFGHGEGYLYPHNYEGGFVPQRCLEGGKQYYDPTANGLEARIKERLDHWRKLWEDQGSVE; from the coding sequence ATGCGGCCTCGCACGCTGGATGAGTATGTCGGCCAGCAGCATATCCTGGCGGAAGGCAAACTGCTGCGTCGTGCGGTGCAGGCGGATCGTTTCTCCTCGCTCATCCTCTACGGCCCGCCGGGTGTCGGTAAGACGACGCTGGCCCACATCATCTCGCAGGAGACGAAATCGCGTTTCGTCACGCTCAGCGGTGTGGAAAGCAGCGTGGCGGACATTCGCAAGGAGGCGGAGCATGCTTCGCAGCACCAGCGGCTCTACAACAAGACGACGATCCTCTTTGTGGATGAGATCCATCGCTTCAACAAGGCGCAGCAGGATGTGCTGTTGCCACATGTGGAGCGTGGAACGCTGCGTTTCATCGGGGCGACGACGCACAACCCGTTCTTTTATGTGAACAGCCCGCTTGTGAGTCGCTCGCAAGTCTTCACGCTGGAGCCGCTGGGAATCGCCGACCTCGAATCGCTCATGGATCGCGCTTTGAGCGATGTGGAGCGCGGTTTGGGCAACATGAAGGCAAGGATTGAGCCGGCTGCGCGTCATCACCTCGCCACCGTGGCCGATGGCGATGCGCGGCGCTGCCTGAATGCCCTCGAATTGGCCGTGCTCTCAACGCAACCGGACGCGGCGGGCGAAATCGTCATCACTCTGGCCGCCGCCGAGGAGTCTGTGCAGCAAAAGACCGTCGTTTACGATGGCGATGGCGACGCGCACTACGACACGATCAGCGCCTTCATCAAAAGCATGCGCGCCTCCGATCCCGACGCGGCTCTCTACTGGCTGGCGAAAATGCTCTACGCCGGGGAGGACATCCGCTTTATTGCCCGGCGCATCGTCATCGCCGCTAGCGAGGACATCGGCATGGCCGACAGCAATGCGCTGCGTGTGGCCGTGGCCGCTCAGCAGGCCGTTGAATTCATCGGCATGCCCGAGGCACGCATCATCCTGGCCCACGCGACGATTTACAATGCCACAGCGCCCAAGAGCAACCGGGCCTACACCGCCATCGACGCCGCCCTGGAGGACGTGAAAAACGGCCGCACGCTGCCGGTGCCGAAACACCTGCGGGACGCGCATCACAAGAAAGCCGCGAAGGAATTCGGCCACGGGGAAGGCTACCTCTACCCGCACAACTACGAGGGCGGTTTCGTTCCCCAGCGCTGCCTGGAAGGCGGCAAGCAGTATTACGACCCCACCGCGAACGGGTTGGAAGCCCGGATCAAAGAGCGCTTGGATCACTGGCGGAAGCTCTGGGAAGACCAAGGGAGCGTCGAATAA